Proteins encoded by one window of Mustela erminea isolate mMusErm1 chromosome 7, mMusErm1.Pri, whole genome shotgun sequence:
- the E2F1 gene encoding transcription factor E2F1 isoform X2 — MAVAGAPAGGPCAPALEALLGAGALRLLDSSQIVIISTAQDASAPPAPAAPAAGPRDPDLLLFATPQAPRPTPSAPRPALGRPPVKRRLDLETDHQYLAESSGPARGRGRHPGKGVKSPGEKSRYETSLNLTTKRFLELLSRSADGVVDLNWAAEVLKVQKRRIYDITNVLEGIQLIAKKSKNHIQWLGSHAAVGIGGRLEGLTQDLRQLQESERQLDHLIHLCTTQLRLLSEDADSQRLAYVTCQDLRSIADPAEQMVMVIKAPPETQLQAVDSSETFQISLKSKQGPIDVFLCPEESAGGISPGKTPSQGTASGEEDRAVDPATTVPPPSSPPSSPAADPSQSLLSLEQEPLLSRMGGPRAPVDEDRLSPLVAADSLLEHVREDFSGLLPEEFISLSPPHEALDYHFGLEEGEGIRDLFDCDFGDLTPLDF; from the exons ATGGCCGTGGCCGGGGCCCCCGCAGGCGGCCCATGCGCGCCGGCGCTGGAGGCCCTGCTCGGGGCCGGCGCGCTGCGGCTGCTCGACTCCTCGCAGATCGTCATCATCTCCACCGCGCAGGACGCCAGCGCCCCGCCGGCCCCCGCCGCGCCAGCTGCCGGCCCCCGCGACCCCGACCTGCTGCTCTTCGCCACGCCGCAGGCGCCCCGGCCCACACCCAGCGCGCCGCGCCCTGCGCTCGGCCGCCCGCCG GTAAAGCGGAGGTTGGACCTGGAAACAGACCATCAGTACCTGGCTGAGAGCAGCGGGCCGGCCCGGGGCAGAGGTCGCCACCCAGGAAAAG GTGTGAAATCCCCAGGGGAGAAGTCACGGTATGAGACCTCGCTGAATCTGACCACAAAGCGCTTCCTGGAGCTGCTGAGCCGCTCAGCTGATGGCGTTGTTGATCTGAACTGGGCAGCCGAGGTGCTGAAGGTGCAGAAACGGCGCATCTATGACATCACCAATGTCCTCGAGGGCATCCAGCTCATTGCCAAGAAGTCCAAGAACCACATCCAGTGGCT AGGCAGCCACGCAGCAGTGGGGATCGGCGGGCGGCTGGAAGGCCTGACCCAGGACCTGCGGCAGCTCCAGGAGAGCGAGCGACAGCTGGACCACCTGATCCATCTCTGCACCACCCAACTGAGGCTGCTCTCTGAGGATGCCGACAGCCAGCG CCTGGCCTACGTGACCTGCCAGGACCTTCGTAGTATTGCAGACCCTGCAGAGCAGATGGTCATGGTGATCAAGGCCCCTCCCGAGACCCAGCTCCAAGCCGTAGACTCCTCAGAG ACCTTTCAGATCTCCCTTAAGAGCAAACAAGGCCCCATTGACGTTTTCCTGTGCCCTGAGGAGAGTGCAGGCGGGATCAGCCCTGGGAAGACCCCATCCCAGGGGACAGCTtctggggaggaggacagggcaGTTGACCCTGCCACCACAGTGCCACCGCCATCATCTCCCCCCTCGTCCCCTGCTGCGGATCCCAGCCagtccctgctcagcctggagcaaG agCCTCTGCTTTCCCGGATGGGCGGCCCGCGGGCCCCTGTGGACGAGGACCGCCTGTCCCCGCTGGTGGCGGCCGACTCGCTCCTGGAACATGTGCGGGAGGACTTCTCCGGCCTCCTCCCTGAGGAGTTCATCAGCCTGTCCCCCCCCCATGAGGC